Proteins from a single region of Hordeum vulgare subsp. vulgare chromosome 6H, MorexV3_pseudomolecules_assembly, whole genome shotgun sequence:
- the LOC123402251 gene encoding cysteine synthase-like isoform X3, whose amino-acid sequence MLERLLFLCIHLFKTFELARSSSFICCKISTRVMEPQEGRKGIPSLLSSQGECIATNITQLIGWTPLIELRNIAEKDGIGARLIGKIEPYQPLSSVKDRSALRLIEDAEERGLITPGITTLLGVTSGNLGIGVAFIAAQKGYKFIALMPAKLSLDKQILLRYLGIEVVLVDAVQHGFKALLDRVEQLKKDVENVYVLDQFTNPANPDAHFRWTGPEIWKDTAGKVDIFIAASGSGGTITGVGRYLKMKNPSVKLMCVEPAESPVISGGEPAFHNILGIGPGFVPEILDRSQIDEIVTVTTQEAMDMARRLAREEGLLVGISSGANAAACLKVASREENRGKMVVTMFSSGAERYLNSELFAQVKEECINVNMTL is encoded by the exons ATGCTGGAGCGCCTCTTATTTCTGTGCATCCATTTGTTCAAGACATTCGAGCTTGCTAGGTCttctagttttatttgttgcaaaatAAGTACCAGAGTAATGGAGCCGCAGGAAGGAAGGAAAGGGATACCATCTCTGCTGTCCTCACAAGGGGAGTGCATTGCCACCAACATCACGCAG CTCATTGGTTGGACACCACTAATAGAACTGAGAAACATCGCCGAGAAAGACGGCATAGGTGCTCGGCTGATTGGGAAGATTGAGCCATACCAGCCCCTTTCCTCTGTGAAAGATCGGAGTGCTCTCAG ATTGATCGAAGATGCAGAGGAGAGAGGCTTGATCACACCTGGCATCACAACGCTTCTGGGGGTCACAAGTGGTAATCTTGGCATCGGTGTGGCGTTCATTGCTGCTCAGAAAGGATACAAGTTCATCGCCCTCATGCCTGCTAAACTCTCGCTTGATAAGCAGATACTTCTGCGATACCTTGGCATAGAAGTGGTATTAGTTG ATGCTGTACAGCATGGATTCAAAGCTTTACTTGATAGGGTAGAACAGCTGAAGAAGGATGTGGAAAATGTGtatgttcttgatcaattcacCAATCCTGCAAATCCCGATGCCCATTTCAGATGGACCG GACCTGAGATATGGAAAGATACAGCAGGCAAAGTGGACATATTTATAGCTGCTTCTGGTTCAGGAGGCACCATCACAGGCGTGGGGAGGTATCTCAAGATGAAGAACCCATCTGTAAAATTAATgtgcgttgaaccagctgaaagtCCAGTGATATCAG GTGGCGAGCCGGCCTTCCACAACATCCTAGGAATAGGGCCAGGTTTTGTGCCGGAAATATTGGATAGATCCCAGATAGATGAAATTGTAACAGTAACTACTCAAGAAGCTATGGACATGGCTAGAAGGTTGGCAAGGGAAGAAGGATTGCTTGTTGGCATATCTTCAGGGGCAAATGCAGCCGCATGTTTAAAG GTTGCATCAAGAGAGGAGAACAGGGGAAAGATGGTTGTGACAATGTTTTCCAGTGGTGCAGAGAGGTATCTGAACTCGGAGCTCTTTGCGCAGGTGAAGGAAGAGTGCATCAACGTCAACATGACCCTATGA
- the LOC123402251 gene encoding cysteine synthase-like isoform X2, giving the protein MLERLLFLCIHLFKTFELARSSSFICCKISTRVMEPQEGRKGIPSLLSSQGECIATNITQLIGWTPLIELRNIAEKDGIGARLIGKIEPYQPLSSVKDRSALRLIEDAEERGLITPGITTLLGVTSGNLGIGVAFIAAQKGYKFIALMPAKLSLDKQILLRYLGIEVVLVGKDLRYHAPHITCQMVTCLSPADAVQHGFKALLDRVEQLKKDVENVYVLDQFTNPANPDAHFRWTGGTITGVGRYLKMKNPSVKLMCVEPAESPVISGGEPAFHNILGIGPGFVPEILDRSQIDEIVTVTTQEAMDMARRLAREEGLLVGISSGANAAACLKVASREENRGKMVVTMFSSGAERYLNSELFAQVKEECINVNMTL; this is encoded by the exons ATGCTGGAGCGCCTCTTATTTCTGTGCATCCATTTGTTCAAGACATTCGAGCTTGCTAGGTCttctagttttatttgttgcaaaatAAGTACCAGAGTAATGGAGCCGCAGGAAGGAAGGAAAGGGATACCATCTCTGCTGTCCTCACAAGGGGAGTGCATTGCCACCAACATCACGCAG CTCATTGGTTGGACACCACTAATAGAACTGAGAAACATCGCCGAGAAAGACGGCATAGGTGCTCGGCTGATTGGGAAGATTGAGCCATACCAGCCCCTTTCCTCTGTGAAAGATCGGAGTGCTCTCAG ATTGATCGAAGATGCAGAGGAGAGAGGCTTGATCACACCTGGCATCACAACGCTTCTGGGGGTCACAAGTGGTAATCTTGGCATCGGTGTGGCGTTCATTGCTGCTCAGAAAGGATACAAGTTCATCGCCCTCATGCCTGCTAAACTCTCGCTTGATAAGCAGATACTTCTGCGATACCTTGGCATAGAAGTGGTATTAGTTGGTAAGGATCTGAGGTACCATGCCCCTCATATCACGTGTCAGATGGTAACATGCTTGTCTCCTGCAGATGCTGTACAGCATGGATTCAAAGCTTTACTTGATAGGGTAGAACAGCTGAAGAAGGATGTGGAAAATGTGtatgttcttgatcaattcacCAATCCTGCAAATCCCGATGCCCATTTCAGATGGACCG GAGGCACCATCACAGGCGTGGGGAGGTATCTCAAGATGAAGAACCCATCTGTAAAATTAATgtgcgttgaaccagctgaaagtCCAGTGATATCAG GTGGCGAGCCGGCCTTCCACAACATCCTAGGAATAGGGCCAGGTTTTGTGCCGGAAATATTGGATAGATCCCAGATAGATGAAATTGTAACAGTAACTACTCAAGAAGCTATGGACATGGCTAGAAGGTTGGCAAGGGAAGAAGGATTGCTTGTTGGCATATCTTCAGGGGCAAATGCAGCCGCATGTTTAAAG GTTGCATCAAGAGAGGAGAACAGGGGAAAGATGGTTGTGACAATGTTTTCCAGTGGTGCAGAGAGGTATCTGAACTCGGAGCTCTTTGCGCAGGTGAAGGAAGAGTGCATCAACGTCAACATGACCCTATGA
- the LOC123402251 gene encoding cysteine synthase-like isoform X1 produces the protein MLERLLFLCIHLFKTFELARSSSFICCKISTRVMEPQEGRKGIPSLLSSQGECIATNITQLIGWTPLIELRNIAEKDGIGARLIGKIEPYQPLSSVKDRSALRLIEDAEERGLITPGITTLLGVTSGNLGIGVAFIAAQKGYKFIALMPAKLSLDKQILLRYLGIEVVLVGKDLRYHAPHITCQMVTCLSPADAVQHGFKALLDRVEQLKKDVENVYVLDQFTNPANPDAHFRWTGPEIWKDTAGKVDIFIAASGSGGTITGVGRYLKMKNPSVKLMCVEPAESPVISGGEPAFHNILGIGPGFVPEILDRSQIDEIVTVTTQEAMDMARRLAREEGLLVGISSGANAAACLKVASREENRGKMVVTMFSSGAERYLNSELFAQVKEECINVNMTL, from the exons ATGCTGGAGCGCCTCTTATTTCTGTGCATCCATTTGTTCAAGACATTCGAGCTTGCTAGGTCttctagttttatttgttgcaaaatAAGTACCAGAGTAATGGAGCCGCAGGAAGGAAGGAAAGGGATACCATCTCTGCTGTCCTCACAAGGGGAGTGCATTGCCACCAACATCACGCAG CTCATTGGTTGGACACCACTAATAGAACTGAGAAACATCGCCGAGAAAGACGGCATAGGTGCTCGGCTGATTGGGAAGATTGAGCCATACCAGCCCCTTTCCTCTGTGAAAGATCGGAGTGCTCTCAG ATTGATCGAAGATGCAGAGGAGAGAGGCTTGATCACACCTGGCATCACAACGCTTCTGGGGGTCACAAGTGGTAATCTTGGCATCGGTGTGGCGTTCATTGCTGCTCAGAAAGGATACAAGTTCATCGCCCTCATGCCTGCTAAACTCTCGCTTGATAAGCAGATACTTCTGCGATACCTTGGCATAGAAGTGGTATTAGTTGGTAAGGATCTGAGGTACCATGCCCCTCATATCACGTGTCAGATGGTAACATGCTTGTCTCCTGCAGATGCTGTACAGCATGGATTCAAAGCTTTACTTGATAGGGTAGAACAGCTGAAGAAGGATGTGGAAAATGTGtatgttcttgatcaattcacCAATCCTGCAAATCCCGATGCCCATTTCAGATGGACCG GACCTGAGATATGGAAAGATACAGCAGGCAAAGTGGACATATTTATAGCTGCTTCTGGTTCAGGAGGCACCATCACAGGCGTGGGGAGGTATCTCAAGATGAAGAACCCATCTGTAAAATTAATgtgcgttgaaccagctgaaagtCCAGTGATATCAG GTGGCGAGCCGGCCTTCCACAACATCCTAGGAATAGGGCCAGGTTTTGTGCCGGAAATATTGGATAGATCCCAGATAGATGAAATTGTAACAGTAACTACTCAAGAAGCTATGGACATGGCTAGAAGGTTGGCAAGGGAAGAAGGATTGCTTGTTGGCATATCTTCAGGGGCAAATGCAGCCGCATGTTTAAAG GTTGCATCAAGAGAGGAGAACAGGGGAAAGATGGTTGTGACAATGTTTTCCAGTGGTGCAGAGAGGTATCTGAACTCGGAGCTCTTTGCGCAGGTGAAGGAAGAGTGCATCAACGTCAACATGACCCTATGA